One window of the Conexibacter sp. SYSU D00693 genome contains the following:
- a CDS encoding DUF1697 domain-containing protein, which produces MATTWVALLRAVNLGPRNRVAMADLRALLEELGHRDVRTLLQSGNAVFSGGRPTAAKLRAAILERTGTDAPVVLLEAAELQTVVDENPFGDLDDPKQPLVQVLADPRDAARVQALQERDWGTERLAVGSRAAYVHLPDGIRNAKLPPAVERAAQDTVTGRNWATVTKLLALAGGPAAR; this is translated from the coding sequence GTGGCCACGACGTGGGTCGCCCTCCTGCGCGCGGTCAACCTCGGGCCCCGCAACCGCGTCGCGATGGCCGACCTGCGGGCGCTGCTCGAGGAGCTCGGCCACCGCGACGTCCGGACGCTGCTGCAGTCCGGCAACGCCGTCTTCTCCGGCGGCCGGCCGACGGCCGCGAAGCTCCGCGCCGCCATCCTCGAGCGGACGGGCACGGACGCGCCCGTCGTGCTGCTCGAGGCCGCCGAGCTGCAGACGGTCGTCGACGAGAACCCGTTCGGCGACCTCGACGACCCCAAGCAGCCGCTCGTCCAGGTCCTCGCCGACCCGCGCGACGCGGCGCGCGTCCAGGCCCTCCAGGAGCGCGACTGGGGGACCGAGCGCTTGGCGGTCGGCTCGCGCGCCGCCTACGTCCACCTCCCGGACGGCATCCGCAACGCGAAGCTCCCGCCCGCGGTCGAGCGGGCGGCGCAGGACACCGTGACGGGGCGCAACTGGGCGACGGTCACCAAGCTCCTCGCGCTCGCCGGCGGCCCAGCAGCGCGCTGA
- the bcp gene encoding thioredoxin-dependent thiol peroxidase — protein MVHAGEQAPDFTLPDQDGNDVSLSGLRGKKVVLYFYPKADTPGCTTQACGVRDHLRDYDHAGAVVLGVSPDPVKAVHKFREKHDLQFTLLADEHHEVCEAYGVWVEKSMYGKTYWGAKRATFVIDEEGVVRHVIPKVKPAEHDEQVLKALGEMAAA, from the coding sequence ATGGTGCACGCCGGCGAGCAGGCCCCCGACTTCACGCTCCCCGACCAGGACGGCAACGACGTGTCGCTGTCGGGCCTGCGCGGCAAGAAGGTCGTCCTCTACTTCTACCCGAAGGCCGACACCCCGGGCTGCACGACGCAGGCCTGCGGCGTGCGCGACCACCTGCGCGACTACGACCACGCCGGCGCCGTCGTCCTCGGGGTCTCGCCCGACCCGGTCAAGGCCGTCCACAAGTTCCGCGAGAAGCACGACCTGCAGTTCACGCTGCTGGCCGACGAGCACCACGAGGTCTGCGAGGCCTACGGCGTGTGGGTCGAGAAGTCGATGTACGGCAAGACCTACTGGGGCGCCAAGCGCGCGACGTTCGTCATCGACGAGGAGGGCGTCGTCCGCCACGTCATCCCGAAGGTCAAGCCGGCCGAGCACGACGAGCAGGTGCTCAAGGCGCTCGGCGAGATGGCCGCCGCCTAG